In the genome of Chthoniobacterales bacterium, one region contains:
- a CDS encoding glycoside hydrolase family 38, translating into MSKTSRSSKPRASAPRKVHYVLSTHWDREWYQTFQDYRHRLVKLMDRTLDDIASGALRGSFTTDGQAIILDDYLEVRPERREQVLQYARNGKLKIGPWFVLPDEWLVSGESMVRNLRLGRDIARQFGAVPSDAGFVCDLFGHVGQLPQILAGFGIKGAFLWRGLEPQKEANFFWEGSDGTRMPCYQFGRAGYCDYTYDVRRSTQPDVVFDAERALKDLKGFLAKESARTNLPPMIVFDGGDHLEYDAEHYGVLFGRKTGADFPYEIVHSTLDEYLDDMIAHAGKITRVVRGELRDPGRRPHVEDFGYLIPSVLSSRVWIKQANADCQALLCHWAEPFGAMADALAGLPYPQAFLDTAWRWLLMNHPHDSICGCSIDAVHEDMKYRFAQSRQIADRQTAESLRTLAAAVEGEIGPKEFRVLVANPLATVLDEPVELTLKIPAEWLSFQEGFGFEPKPGFRIFDAAGKEVPYQRVAQALNRTKVRIRRTKYPQAYKTNDVTVCLPMQLPALGYTTLTVREGELSPKDEIVPEAMLPTRYPEWPGLATSAQSMENEFLAVMVESNGTLTLTDKRTGQIYPGLLAFEDIADIGDGWYHGQALNDQAFVSTGAAADIALEHNGPLLSRFRVRTVLRVPAEFRFDRMVRAAEFAELVIDSRITLKKGSDRLEIETTVGNAAKDHRVRVLFPSGVKAATYLADGAFDVVERDIALPGDNHLGRETAVEPRPQQTWTAVSDARRGLAVVSSGLLETCVRDLPGRPLALTLFRSTRRTVMTDGEPEGQLLGDLRFRYWVVPFRGAANRARLSNLGVLLGAGLRDEQMTAVDISLHKEQGRPELPPSASFLKVGGDVVVTSVREVDGALEVRLFNPNVKTAAATLDFRGRPKGAPTPRRAQAVNFESRPAGKSSAFTGIFKTSLKPKQILTVSFSP; encoded by the coding sequence ATGAGCAAAACCTCCCGTTCGTCAAAGCCGCGCGCTTCCGCCCCCCGCAAAGTCCATTATGTCCTCAGCACGCACTGGGACCGCGAGTGGTATCAGACTTTCCAGGACTACCGCCACCGCCTGGTGAAATTGATGGACCGCACCTTGGATGACATTGCCTCGGGCGCGCTCCGGGGGTCCTTCACCACCGACGGCCAGGCGATTATTTTGGACGACTATCTGGAGGTTCGTCCGGAGCGCAGGGAGCAGGTTTTGCAATACGCGCGGAACGGAAAGCTCAAGATCGGTCCCTGGTTCGTGCTGCCCGACGAGTGGCTGGTTTCCGGCGAGTCGATGGTTCGCAACCTGCGGCTAGGACGCGATATCGCGCGGCAGTTCGGCGCAGTGCCGTCGGACGCGGGATTTGTCTGCGACTTGTTCGGTCATGTCGGCCAGCTGCCCCAGATTCTCGCCGGGTTCGGCATCAAAGGGGCTTTTCTCTGGCGGGGTCTGGAACCGCAGAAGGAGGCGAATTTTTTCTGGGAGGGAAGCGACGGCACCCGCATGCCCTGCTACCAGTTCGGGCGGGCGGGCTACTGCGATTACACCTATGACGTGAGGCGCAGCACGCAGCCGGACGTTGTGTTCGATGCGGAGCGGGCGTTGAAGGACCTGAAGGGGTTCCTGGCCAAGGAGTCCGCCCGGACTAACCTCCCGCCGATGATCGTTTTCGACGGCGGCGATCACCTGGAATATGACGCCGAGCATTACGGGGTCCTGTTCGGGCGGAAGACCGGGGCGGATTTTCCCTACGAGATCGTTCACAGCACACTCGACGAGTATCTCGACGACATGATCGCGCACGCCGGGAAGATCACCCGCGTCGTGCGGGGCGAACTCCGCGATCCGGGCCGGCGCCCGCACGTCGAGGACTTCGGTTATCTTATTCCCAGCGTTCTTTCCAGCCGGGTCTGGATCAAACAGGCGAACGCGGACTGCCAGGCGCTGCTGTGCCACTGGGCCGAGCCGTTCGGGGCGATGGCCGACGCTTTGGCCGGACTTCCGTATCCGCAGGCGTTTCTCGACACCGCGTGGCGCTGGCTTTTGATGAACCACCCTCACGATTCCATCTGCGGGTGCAGCATTGACGCTGTCCACGAGGACATGAAATACCGCTTCGCGCAGAGCCGCCAGATTGCCGACCGGCAAACCGCGGAGTCGCTCAGAACCCTGGCCGCCGCGGTGGAAGGAGAGATCGGACCGAAGGAGTTCCGCGTGCTCGTGGCCAATCCGCTGGCCACCGTTCTGGACGAACCGGTCGAACTGACATTGAAGATCCCCGCCGAGTGGCTGAGTTTCCAGGAGGGCTTCGGCTTCGAGCCCAAACCGGGGTTCCGGATTTTCGACGCCGCGGGCAAGGAGGTTCCCTACCAGCGTGTCGCCCAAGCCCTCAATCGCACCAAGGTCCGCATCCGCCGGACCAAATACCCGCAGGCCTACAAAACGAACGACGTCACGGTTTGTCTCCCGATGCAATTGCCTGCGCTCGGTTACACGACGCTCACCGTGCGCGAGGGCGAGCTTTCCCCGAAGGACGAGATTGTGCCCGAGGCCATGCTGCCGACCCGGTATCCGGAGTGGCCCGGCTTGGCCACCAGCGCCCAGTCGATGGAGAACGAATTTCTCGCCGTGATGGTGGAAAGCAACGGAACGCTGACCTTGACCGACAAGCGCACGGGCCAAATTTATCCCGGCTTGCTGGCCTTCGAGGATATCGCGGACATCGGCGACGGTTGGTATCACGGGCAGGCGTTGAACGATCAGGCATTCGTCTCGACCGGGGCCGCCGCCGACATCGCGCTCGAGCACAACGGGCCGCTGCTCTCGCGCTTCCGTGTGCGCACCGTTCTGCGCGTGCCGGCGGAATTCCGCTTCGACCGCATGGTGCGGGCGGCGGAATTTGCCGAACTTGTGATCGACAGCCGGATCACCCTGAAAAAAGGGTCCGATCGCCTTGAAATCGAGACCACTGTCGGAAATGCGGCGAAGGACCACCGGGTCCGTGTGCTGTTTCCCTCGGGAGTCAAGGCCGCGACCTATCTGGCCGATGGCGCGTTTGATGTCGTCGAACGCGACATCGCCCTGCCCGGGGACAATCACCTCGGGCGCGAAACCGCCGTCGAGCCCCGTCCGCAGCAAACGTGGACGGCCGTGTCCGATGCGCGGCGCGGCCTCGCGGTCGTGTCCAGCGGCCTGCTCGAAACCTGCGTGCGCGATTTGCCGGGGCGTCCGCTCGCCCTCACGCTTTTCCGCTCCACGCGCCGCACGGTCATGACTGATGGCGAGCCGGAAGGGCAGTTGCTGGGTGATCTCCGCTTCCGCTACTGGGTGGTGCCGTTCCGCGGCGCGGCCAACCGCGCGCGGCTTTCCAATCTCGGAGTTCTCCTCGGTGCGGGGCTGCGCGACGAGCAGATGACCGCGGTCGATATTTCCCTCCACAAAGAGCAGGGCCGACCCGAACTGCCGCCCTCCGCCTCCTTCCTCAAGGTTGGCGGGGATGTCGTGGTCACCAGCGTGCGCGAGGTGGATGGAGCCCTCGAAGTCCGGCTGTTCAACCCGAACGTGAAAACCGCTGCGGCGACCCTCGATTTCCGTGGCCGTCCCAAAGGTGCCCCGACGCCGCGCCGTGCGCAGGCTGTGAATTTCGAAAGCCGGCCGGCGGGCAAGTCCTCTGCCTTCACCGGTATTTTCAAGACATCGCTCAAGCCGAAACAAATCCTCACCGTGAGTTTTTCCCCATGA